TCTCTTTTTTTAAATGCCTTGATTAACTTTCCCAGTTGTCCGAGGCCTATCCATTCCGTGTGATGCGCCATTTCACCGATTGCAGGGTCTGCCTCTCCCTCAAAGGCTACTGCCGTGACAATAAGCCCCCTTTTTCTGGCAGCCTCTGCGGCCAGAAGGGGGAACTGCCCTCCACCCGCAATAATACCGATAGTGCCGGTCTTATCTGCCATCAGTTACTCTTCTTCATCCTTTTCTGCTGCCCCGCGTGTAATACCCCTCTTTGAACCTGATGAGATGAAATCCAGAAGGGTATCCAGTTCAGGGAAAGGGGCCATCTCATCTTTTACCCTTTTTATACCTTGATTCAATGTAGTGGATTCACGCCATATGATCCTGTATGCCTTTCTTAAGCCTGTGATGGCCTCCCGCGTAAAACCCCTGCGTCTTAACCCGACCAGATTAAGGCCATAAAGAGATGCCCTTAAACCGGATGCCATCATATATGGGGGGATATCCCTTGGTAGCCCGCCAAGGGCGCTTATCATGGTATATGCGCCGATCCTAACAAACTGGTGAGAGGCAATAAAGGCGCTCAGGGTGGCATAATCCCCTACTGTTGTATGCCCGCCAAGGGTAGCGCTATTTGCCATTATGATATTACTGCCAAGAACACAGTCATGGGCTATATGGGTATAGGACATGAGGTAGTTATTATTTCCTATTACAGTAACCCAGTCCTGCTTGGTTGTAGCCCTATGGATAGTGGCATATTCCCTTATTATATTGTTGTCCCCTATCACTACACGGGTGTCTTCGCCTTTGTAACCTATGTCTTGTGGAGGGGTACCTATTGTAACAAGGTGAGAGATGTTATTATTTTCACCGATATCTGTATTACCCTCAATCACAGTATGGGCGCCGACCTTTGTATTTCTTCCGATCTTTACCTGTTTACCGACAATGGTATATGGGCCTATCTCGCAACCTTCACCTATAATGGCCCCTGAATCTATTACTGCTGTTGAATGTATCTTAGTCATTTATTTCATCTTTAATAAATTAGAACAACTGTGCGGTCATTTCCGCTTCTGCTGCAAGCTCTTCATCCACAAATGCCTTTCCTGCCAGCTTCCATATCTTTGAGCCTGTCCTCAGGGTCTCGATAACAAACTTCAGCTGATCGCCCGGCACCACCTGCCTCCTGAACTT
The nucleotide sequence above comes from Desulfatiglans sp.. Encoded proteins:
- the lpxA gene encoding acyl-ACP--UDP-N-acetylglucosamine O-acyltransferase → MTKIHSTAVIDSGAIIGEGCEIGPYTIVGKQVKIGRNTKVGAHTVIEGNTDIGENNNISHLVTIGTPPQDIGYKGEDTRVVIGDNNIIREYATIHRATTKQDWVTVIGNNNYLMSYTHIAHDCVLGSNIIMANSATLGGHTTVGDYATLSAFIASHQFVRIGAYTMISALGGLPRDIPPYMMASGLRASLYGLNLVGLRRRGFTREAITGLRKAYRIIWRESTTLNQGIKRVKDEMAPFPELDTLLDFISSGSKRGITRGAAEKDEEE